The following nucleotide sequence is from Glycine max cultivar Williams 82 chromosome 9, Glycine_max_v4.0, whole genome shotgun sequence.
CTCATAACTAatcaataatcaaataacaatataaaattattttaatgcatggattttttttttttacaattcaaagCATACATAGTTTTTTTGTTATACAATGTACATATATAATTTGACATGCAATTatcaatttatgttttttatattcaaatccCAAAATCATATTGGGTGGAAAAGGAGTAAAAGATTGAATTTGAAGATGAAGCCTTTGACTGTGAGTGACACGGCAGCACCGACCAAACGAGAATGAAACCCGACCCGAACAAGCATGGAAGTTAACATCAACACAACAAATAAAGAGGATGCGcaagacaataaaataatattaagaaatcacattttataataatttaaattttaaaactcattaaataattttaaataatcacAAAATAGATATAGCATGATTAAAacgaattaattttaaaaatcaaaaaattaaaaataacaaaaagatcaaattaaacgtatataataaattaaaagaaaaacctaATTAaacagagaaaataagagaaaaatgatcACACCTACGCAAGTTCCAACGAATCACATCACAGTAGACATACGTAATATTATTAGTTCCGTTGCATTCAGAAGTGCGCACGAAAACGACGACGTGGCTCGTGGCCCGTTGAGGGCGTATCTATTTTTACCCCTTTTGGCGACAAAAATGAAACGAAAATCACCAGCGTGAGAGAGGGTGCAGGTAGGTTTGAGAGGGAATCTCCACCACTCCCATGTCTCCCTCCTCCCATccaaatcttcttcttcttcttctttaatcTCAACAATGGCGGAGGAATTCTCCAAGTCCGTGGAGGAGGGGCTGCGGCTCTCCAAGCGCATATACTTCGGCAACGACAGGGCCGTGTCGCCGCCGAAGCCGCCGCCGAGCATGTCAAAGTCCCACACCGCCTGCCTCCCCACGGCGCCCATGCTCTACGCCGTCATTCACGACCCTGCCATTGTCGACAACCCCGACGTTCCCAGCTACCAGCCCTACGTGCATGGACAGTGTGACCCCCCGGCGCTCATTCCCCTCCACATGATTGGAAATGTTCACCTTCAAGCACATTGCTACGTCAATGCCGTCGCGTTCGTCACCGTCTCCGGCTCGTGGAGACTCCACTGCGTCTCCGGCAGCCGCACCTGCGATTGCATCGTTGCCCTGCCCGTGCCACCTCAGGTGCATCctcgaattaaaaaaaaattaattgatactatttttattaggtctaattattaatttggttcTCATGAAggttagttagttttttttagtggAACGATCTCTCGTACATATAAGtactttattgtttttgtttaccGGATAGGTCAAATTTGCAAGTTTTAGTCGCAGCAAATTGAAAGTGTTTTGATTACAAAACTTTTCtggctgatttttttttggcaattgTTAAATGACCAAACAAAAATTTGGTATAGTTTTTTATATCCTTAGAAATGTTAGGATTttcgtataatttttttttatcaatagctCAAAAAGTTTGGACACACCcaagagagagggagaaagagcTTCTTAATAACAATACCAAAACCCTTGCATTTGGAGAGTAAGTATCATTGAATTTCTATAAGACATCACTTCTATAAGATATcggtgttaatttttataataattagtttataaattaataatgtaaaagaattttatactaACATCTAATTACATATAGTAAGTTTTTGCTTTGTTGACAATGTGaaattttttacactaataGTGCATAGAAAATAAACTTTAAGGGATAtatcaaaagtgatttctaattagttaataataatgtaaaagtaTTTACATTcacattttatcaaaattaaaataaaaaaataaatcatgtttaCTTGTTCTCAACCAAAGGTGATTATGTCCCTAAAACCTCCTTTTGACTTAAAGGAAACAAAATTTGCATGTAGTTGAGAATTTTCTACTAGTTTTTATGTGAACTTGCTTCtggcttttaaaataaaagactcCAAGCATATAACTGGTGGTGAGAATTTGCAAAATAAATTACCCAAAATCAAGTCAAAATGGTGGTGAGAATTTTCaaacttatcaaaataaattttgcaaaatcaataTTACCCAAAATCAAGTATACAAACACTCACCACCATGCTTTATAGTTTGAATAAGAAGCCTAGGCTAGAAGAATTTCTGGCGTTCCAAATCCATTATCAGTTGTTtgtgtatattaaatatatttttatacaatttaatgTGGAATTATCCACGAATAAATGTTTTGAAAACTGGCCTATATGTAAGGTTGCCATAATGACTCCCAAACTCTGTTGCGTTTGAATGTTTTAAAGAAGTTGCAGATTTTGTGTTCTGATACCATTTGGCTAACAGGGTTCAATTCTAGGTGTGGAGGTTAGCGTTCATAGGAAGTCTTATTCTACTCAGCTAGTTGATATGAAAGACAACAATGGTAAGGAGAATATGATCCGAGCTCAAGATGGAGGCTTTGTCGGGCTGAATTTGTTTACTTTGCGTATACCACAGGTAAATATTATATTCTATGTAACAttctaacaaactaacatttgacaataaaaaaaaatattatagtctGTGTATTCTGAAGGTTGTTGATTTCTAGGTCCATAATGTTTGATTATCTTGTTCTGAAGTTGCTTGTTATGCTTGTAACAGATCGATGGAGGTTCCAATTTATCTGTTAAAATTAGTTGGTACCAGAAGATACTATACAGCAATGATGTGTTCTGCTTGAATGTGCCGTTTAACTTTCCAGATTTTGTCAACCCTGTTgggaagaaaatggaaaaaaaagaaaagatagaaaTAATTATGAATGCTATAACTGGAAGTGAGATTCTATGCAAGACAATGAGTCATCCCCTGAAGGTTCATATTTGGTTCAATTCTTGTGGTATATTTGTGCACAACCAATTAGCAATGTGATGTGATTCTATTCCCTGACTGAACAGAAAGTGAGGCATAATGCTGGGAGTATGGGTTTCTCGTATGAGTCAGATGTTCTCTCATGGTCAAAAACTGATTTCAGCTTTTCATATGCTGTGCCTGTAAGACTCAATgccacttttaaattttaatgtcaTTCTTATTTGTAGCTTCAGTTTTTGAAAGCTGCTCTTACGCATGTTGTGTAAATTCAGGATTCTTCAAGTCATATAAGTGGTGgtgttcttttggaatctccaTCGGTGGATGATTTTGATCAACGAGAGATGTTCTGCATGTACCTTTCTCCTGGAAATCTTCAGGGTAGGAAGGTTGGTACAATATCTGAAGATTTTGTATCTGTGCATTTTacatatgattttgtaaaaattttttGTTCACATTGCTGGTCCTACAATGTCTAGATATTCAGAAAGGACATCGTGTTCGTGATTGACATAAGTGGAAGCATGCGGGGAAAGCTAATCGATCATACAAAGAATGCACTATCGGCTGCTCTCTCTAAGCTCAATCCTCATGATTCATTTAGTATTATAGCATTCAATGGAGAGATATatcaattttcaaaatcaatggAATTGGCTTCAAAGGATGCTGTTGAAAGGGCCATCGAGTGGATTAACATGAATTTTATTGCAGGGGGTGATACAAATATTTTGCATCCCTTAAACACGGTAACTCAATATTcatacaaaattttctttttccttgagctgaattttatgtttattttgacattatttatcaatttttctttAGTGTCTTGTTAGTAACAAGTAAATGTTTTGGTTCTAATCTTTATCATTCATCGAGAAAATCACTGAACCGAAGTGTAATGTACTGTGTACTGAACAAAGGAATCAATATATGCTCAACTTGATGCATGTAGAAccaaattgtttgttttttaatctcATCTTTGTGTACCCTCAGACTAGCTTTTAAGATTGTTGATGGGCATCATAGTTCTTTTCTGTTCACTGTCATTGGATAGAGTTGTAttgtatatttgtatatttttactgttttttcttTCAGGCAATAGAGATGCTATCTGATGCTCAaagttcagttccaattattttcctAGTTACAGATGGAACTGTTGAAGATGAGAGACAAATTTGTGATATGATGAAGAATCATATGACCAATGGAGAGTCAATATCCCCCCGAATTTACACTTTTGGCATAGGTACGATTTCTTCTTTCCAGTATTTCAAGCCTGGATtggaattttaacattattacattcttttccaattaaaattttaacattattacaTAAAGATTCTTATGCTTTTTCATTAATTGTGAAATTTTTGCTATTAGTTTATTTCCTAATGTTCATAGTAAAACCTCATTCAATCCCAGGTTCATTCTGCAATCATTATTTCTTGCGGATGCTTTCTATGATTGGTCGGGGCCAACATGTTGCAGCATTGGATGTAGGCAAGTTCTGAATTTTAACTTCAAAAAGTAAATATCATTATCattgtttatcatttttttattattttgagccTATTGGCGATGTTGGATTCTAGTGAAAACCTGATCTTTGAACCATGTCAATGAACGTACACCTAACAACTTAACAAGAAATTGTATTATCTAAATGTTGGTTGCATATACTATTATACTATGCATTCTATTTGGAGCACTTGATTGGGTTGACTAGCCATAAAAATAAGAGGCCCTACACTGGTTTTGCATATAAGTTTCACAATGTTTATCTTGCAAGAGATGCATAAATATGTAGAACAGATTTGAATTGAGATAGCATTTTTGTCACCCTtttcaaaattacttttggTGTTAGACAAGACAAGTTATTTCAGTGGCATTATGACCTCTTTGAATTATTTATTGTCAGATTTGATCGAGCCTCAGATGCTGAAATTGTTTGACAAAGCTTCATCTCTTGTTCTTGCAAATATCACAATGGACATATTCAATGATGTGGATGAAGTTGAGGTAAGCATTTTACTGGTACTCGTTGGCTAGATAGAAGGGAAATAAAAGTGTCACCCATGTTTTGCTTTTTCCTTTACATTAACTACCTTTCTTGTTTCTTGATGCCTTTGGGGATACTTGCATTTTTCTTCATGTTTCTTTTTGCCTGTTTATATCTTTAGAGAAATATTAGAGTTAAGACTTATAAGTGTTGCCATGATGGGATTCACATGTCCTGTGTCAACTATGGCAATTAAGTTTCTGTAACATGTGTGCTATTAtatgttgcatttttttaatctcactCTTCCTTTGAACTTGTGGTTTCCTCTAATGGCATTATTTGCAATATCTTGTGATAGGTGTGCCCCTCTCACATTCCAGATCTTTCCTCAGATGGTCCATTGCTTTTATGTGGAAGATATAAGGGAAGTTTTCCCAAAGATCTTGAAATTAAAGGTGTCTTGCCTGATTTCAGTAATTTTGTGATAGATCTGAAGATTCAAGAGGCTAAGGGCATACCTGTACAAAGGGTAATGTTCTCTGCACTACCTTGCTTATTtactattcaagtttgtttgTCCCCAACCCCCCCCCTCCCTAATTAAATTATGTCTAAAATTTCTTGAGAGGATGTTCCACATGTTGTTTATGGTTGCTTGGAATCTATTTGTTACTCTGCAATCCTCTTTGAACTTTGAAGGATCTGTTATTTCATGAAGCAGAGAGTAATATATGAGTTGCATTTTACTATTTATATATGATctattgaattgggagaaactAATCGTAATTCCCTTTTTTTCGTCCCATCCTTGTGATTTTCTGTGGCTACATAAAAGAACCATAGCCTTCTTTATCTTTCTATGGTGTGCAACTGTGCATATACCAAAAGTATGGTTTGCTTCATCTTACTCTTGCAGTTACCCTCCTCCTAataaatatacacaatttttgttattttgtttcgtTTCGTTTCCTTTACTGTTAACTGTTATTCTGCTGCACTGCCTTTTCTTTCAACAGATTTGTGCAAGAGATCAAATAGAGTATCTTACTGCTCAAGCATGGCTctcaaaagatgaaaaattagaacaaatgGTTTGTTATTAGCTTTCTGTGCCACCACTCCACGTACTCAAATGcatgaattgaaatttcatcTAAATTGTCATGGTTCCTCTATTCGATATTCGGCCAATTCTtttctctaatatttttttcttgtgtcaCATCGTTTAAATTGGCAGGTTGCCAAACTAAGTTTACAAACTGGCTTTACATCGGAGTACACGAGTATGACAATTCTTGAGATTGATCTTCGAAAGAAAGCCAAGGAATCAGATGGAAAGAAAGTATGTATCAAAAGTTTTGAGGTTCTTTTTCCTAATAAAATAGATCTTATTTTATGTAAACctattttttgtcatttcacACTTTGAAATTTATTCCTTTCTGTATTAGATGTATCTTAACATGACAGAAAAACTAAAGTTTAGTCGGTTGGTTTGCCTGTTTTAATTGAATGCTTATAATTCAATTTTCTATTGTGGTTTTACATAGTTACATAGTTctattaaaatagataaaatctCTCACTTCCTTTCTTCTAAATCATGGCAAAAGGTGTCAAAAAAGAGCAATCCTCAGAGTGGAGCAAAAGAACAAGAGCAGAGAGTTATTTTGCTCCCTCCCCTAGGTATAGGATTTGGCAACTTAACTGCAACTGCTGAAAACATTCAACCAGGATCTGAAGAAACAAAAGGGCCTGATGGGGCTGAAATCTTTGTTAAGGCTGCCACAAATTGTTGTGGCACCTGCTGCAATTACTGCTGTTGCATGTGCTGCATCCAGGCCTTTACCCGGATAAACAACCAATGTGCAATTGCATTTACTCAACTTTGTGTTGGCTTAGGATGCTTCAGCTGCATCAACTGTTGTGCAGATATATGTTGTTCTGGAAATGAAAACTGAAACGTCAACATATGTTGTATGGTTGTTGTATACTACATAGAAATTTCTGTTTACTGGGTTGTCATTTTGGAAATGTATATGCTTGAGTCATCAGTTTTGTTTTATAGTTCATTTTCTTGCCATAATTGGGTAGTCTAAAATTTCCTAGAGTATATAGTCTGGCATGGTTAATTTTGCAATAGAAAGTCAATTTTCAATGTTTTACTTCAGAAAAGAAACAACTTTCTGCAAATACTGCAGTACTCTATGCTTATTTTACGTGAAGAATAGACACACTATCTCAAAGGATATTTActgtttaaaataaacaaattgaaaggaaatctattgtcatttaatctttttgttAATTACCcgagaaataatatttatactatCTATTCTAGCAAGTCCTAACACTCGTGAAGTACACCATTGCAATTTCATTTCCATTACCGCTAAGATTTTGCGACATCTTTCTCAACCTgtatatcttcttcttcttcttcttcttcttcttcttcttcatcatcatcatcatcatcatcatcatcatcatcatcatcatcatcatcatcatcatcatcatcatcatcatcatccgaTGAAACGACCGTTTTGTGATGGAAGGTTTCTTGAATTCTTGTCACTCCCTTTTCCACAGGCCCTATTGCTTGATTTATTGTTAGTACAACATCCTTGACAACCTGATTTTTGttgatatacaaaattaatgattcTCATTAAGCATGATGGATAGGATGGGGTTAACAGTGATATGATAATTAATACAccttatgtttttattatgaaatgaaCTTACTCGTTGACCACCTTCCACAACAATATCCTGGACGCTCTCTGTGACACTAGTTGTTGGAGCCTCAACTTGAGTTATTTTCTCTTTAAGCACAGCTGATTTCTGTTTGTTCCCTTCATCTATCTCCAAGGCTGCTTCTATTGTTTCCTTTGAGACTTTTCCATATGCAGGAGGAGGAAGAAAATGATATGGTTTTGCAGAAAATACAAACACATGAGCAACACCTGCAATGGCCATCTGCATTACCATGGACATGAAAGTAGTCTTGGATGAAAAaggtattgaaaaatattttaaggtgTGTTAATTTAGGACTATTTTCTGATAAGTAAAAGAAATTTGGGGTTGCAATGGTTCGTAGAATTCAGTAACCCAAATATTCACTTCTATACATCTAGGCTTAAACCTTTCACCCTAAAACAAGTATATTGAAAAGAGTCAACCCTGATTTTTCATTCACTCATAACATTTTTCCAGGATTGCACGCAGAAAATGGAGATAAACCTAACAAAGTTCTAAGAGCTAACAAAATGGATCACAATCCCTTTTGTCAGTGTTAGGTAAACAGACCGCAATGATTTAGTATATTGAGGAACTACCTCTATGGAAATTAAGAAATCTTGCAGTCCCGTTTGAAATTTTCCTTCATTGGGTAGTACTCCAAATGTACACAAAACTGCAATACCTACACCTTGCCACCAAGTAGCAAACACAATGGCCTTGAAGCTGATGAACTTTGCAAGTGGTTTTATTGGTTGAAGTCTCTCATGAGTAACATTATAAAACTGAACAAGGCAGTATAATGCCCACATCTGGCTGAAGTTCAATACCACTGCTATATATGGATACCTGCAAAATGTGGAAGACCATGTTTATTGTTGATCAAAGTTAAAGACTCCTTTGCTTAATATTAATCAGTGTGTACAATTtcacagaaaagaaaaatgcatggTCAAAACATACGAGGGATATATCAGTTTATGATGTGAGACAATGATAAAACTGATCTTGGATTCCACCTTTGTATGAAAAACATACCCGTAGTACCACTTGAATTCCCCATCACCATAAACACCAGCCAATTCCAATATAAATGCTAACAATGCACAAACAGTCTTCAGGATCATCTGCTCTATATCTAAGTGACATTAGTGTCAGTTTAGAACTAAAATGAACACATTTAGGGAAACTTCAGTGACTTACATATTGAACAAGACCAAATTTTTCTGTTGTGAGAAGATCTTTTCCAAGCTTGGATGGATACCAAAAGAAGTTCCAAAATGATCTATTTTCTATGCCGTGATTCTCATCTGAACCATCCAACAAGGATTTACTTAGTTGTTCTGCAGATTCATCTTCAAGTACTTCTACAACCTTTCCTTCACCACCTGGCAGAttgtatttgaaaaaataaagtgaaatattTTCATAGTTATGGCATTGAGTATCAATGTATCATGATATGTGGTCTTCTCTAAAACAGGATTGCATGCCCAGTAAAACAAAGAGAGAATATGAGCCAAAAAATGCTATAGAAATTTAAGATGAGGTGTCTGAAGTAACACTGGCACAGCATATTGACTTGAGAAGCAGAAGTGTTTCTAAAAACCTTTTTTATTTCCAGTTCCACAGAACGGCTTTCAGTAGCATATATAACACATGCAACTTCTATTTTTACTTCCTGAATTTCACAAATAGCCAATTTTAGCTGAGAAGAAGACTAGATATGCATGATATTAATGCATCCCTAGCAATATTCTTAATGCATTGAGGTTACTGTAACTTACCAAGACAAGCAATCAGGTATCTGCCAAAAGAATACAGAGCAAAGGCTTCATAGTAGTTTCTTAAAATGTCACATGCTAGAGATAATCTCGGATTCCACAAAGAAATAATCTGGAATGACAgggagagagaaaacaaaagctctgagttATGTTGATGTTGTGTAGCTACTTTATAACACTCTTTAGATGTAGAAATTAGATCAAGACATCATCATGAAATATGCTTTTCACTTAGTTTAACAAGGGAGATGTAACACGGATTGAAAAGATGAGAGCATGCACCAATGCAATTTATCATGCAATTGCATGGCTATAGAGGCACAAAAGTAAACCATGAGCCTAAAAGTTTGCAATCTAGGTGGTTTCCTAAACTTTTCCCCCCTCCCTTTTTGGACTGTAAATAGTTCATATTTCTTGAAGAATATAGGAATTGTAGTTAACTAGTTATCATAGATCTGTGTCATCTGAATCTCTGATTTCAAGAGAATTTCACCGCTGACATATATACTAAATGAACACCTACATCAATCATTATTCTGAAAAATAGATATCaat
It contains:
- the LOC100775216 gene encoding protein LAZ1 homolog 2 isoform X4, encoding MASNHFSNFEGTYKNLRPPALIIAGCSVLVALVLSILLILQHLRSYTNPAIISLWNPRLSLACDILRNYYEAFALYSFGRYLIACLGGEGKVVEVLEDESAEQLSKSLLDGSDENHGIENRSFWNFFWYPSKLGKDLLTTEKFGLVQYMILKTVCALLAFILELAGVYGDGEFKWYYGYPYIAVVLNFSQMWALYCLVQFYNVTHERLQPIKPLAKFISFKAIVFATWWQGVGIAVLCTFGVLPNEGKFQTGLQDFLISIEMAIAGVAHVFVFSAKPYHFLPPPAYGKVSKETIEAALEIDEGNKQKSAVLKEKITQVEAPTTSVTESVQDIVVEGGQRVVKDVVLTINQAIGPVEKGVTRIQETFHHKTVVSSDDDDDDDDDDDDDDDDDDDDDDDDDEEEEEEEEEEEDIQVEKDVAKS
- the LOC100820133 gene encoding uncharacterized protein isoform X2, with translation MAEEFSKSVEEGLRLSKRIYFGNDRAVSPPKPPPSMSKSHTACLPTAPMLYAVIHDPAIVDNPDVPSYQPYVHGQCDPPALIPLHMIGNVHLQAHCYVNAVAFVTVSGSWRLHCVSGSRTCDCIVALPVPPQGSILGVEVSVHRKSYSTQLVDMKDNNGKENMIRAQDGGFVGLNLFTLRIPQIDGGSNLSVKISWYQKILYSNDVFCLNVPFNFPDFVNPVGKKMEKKEKIEIIMNAITGSEILCKTMSHPLKKVRHNAGSMGFSYESDVLSWSKTDFSFSYAVPDSSSHISGGVLLESPSVDDFDQREMFCMYLSPGNLQGRKIFRKDIVFVIDISGSMRGKLIDHTKNALSAALSKLNPHDSFSIIAFNGEIYQFSKSMELASKDAVERAIEWINMNFIAGGDTNILHPLNTAIEMLSDAQSSVPIIFLVTDGTVEDERQICDMMKNHMTNGESISPRIYTFGIGSFCNHYFLRMLSMIGRGQHVAALDVDLIEPQMLKLFDKASSLVLANITMDIFNDVDEVEVCPSHIPDLSSDGPLLLCGRYKGSFPKDLEIKGVLPDFSNFVIDLKIQEAKGIPVQRVAKLSLQTGFTSEYTSMTILEIDLRKKAKESDGKKVSKKSNPQSGAKEQEQRVILLPPLGIGFGNLTATAENIQPGSEETKGPDGAEIFVKAATNCCGTCCNYCCCMCCIQAFTRINNQCAIAFTQLCVGLGCFSCINCCADICCSGNEN
- the LOC100820133 gene encoding uncharacterized protein isoform X1, which translates into the protein MAEEFSKSVEEGLRLSKRIYFGNDRAVSPPKPPPSMSKSHTACLPTAPMLYAVIHDPAIVDNPDVPSYQPYVHGQCDPPALIPLHMIGNVHLQAHCYVNAVAFVTVSGSWRLHCVSGSRTCDCIVALPVPPQGSILGVEVSVHRKSYSTQLVDMKDNNGKENMIRAQDGGFVGLNLFTLRIPQIDGGSNLSVKISWYQKILYSNDVFCLNVPFNFPDFVNPVGKKMEKKEKIEIIMNAITGSEILCKTMSHPLKKVRHNAGSMGFSYESDVLSWSKTDFSFSYAVPDSSSHISGGVLLESPSVDDFDQREMFCMYLSPGNLQGRKIFRKDIVFVIDISGSMRGKLIDHTKNALSAALSKLNPHDSFSIIAFNGEIYQFSKSMELASKDAVERAIEWINMNFIAGGDTNILHPLNTAIEMLSDAQSSVPIIFLVTDGTVEDERQICDMMKNHMTNGESISPRIYTFGIGSFCNHYFLRMLSMIGRGQHVAALDVDLIEPQMLKLFDKASSLVLANITMDIFNDVDEVEVCPSHIPDLSSDGPLLLCGRYKGSFPKDLEIKGVLPDFSNFVIDLKIQEAKGIPVQRICARDQIEYLTAQAWLSKDEKLEQMVAKLSLQTGFTSEYTSMTILEIDLRKKAKESDGKKVSKKSNPQSGAKEQEQRVILLPPLGIGFGNLTATAENIQPGSEETKGPDGAEIFVKAATNCCGTCCNYCCCMCCIQAFTRINNQCAIAFTQLCVGLGCFSCINCCADICCSGNEN
- the LOC100775216 gene encoding protein LAZ1 homolog 2 isoform X1, with translation MASNHFSNFEGTYKNLRPPALIIAGCSVLVALVLSILLILQHLRSYTNPAEQKWIVAVISMVPIYAIESIISLWNPRLSLACDILRNYYEAFALYSFGRYLIACLGGEGKVVEVLEDESAEQLSKSLLDGSDENHGIENRSFWNFFWYPSKLGKDLLTTEKFGLVQYMILKTVCALLAFILELAGVYGDGEFKWYYGYVFHTKVESKISFIIVSHHKLIYPSYPYIAVVLNFSQMWALYCLVQFYNVTHERLQPIKPLAKFISFKAIVFATWWQGVGIAVLCTFGVLPNEGKFQTGLQDFLISIEMAIAGVAHVFVFSAKPYHFLPPPAYGKVSKETIEAALEIDEGNKQKSAVLKEKITQVEAPTTSVTESVQDIVVEGGQRVVKDVVLTINQAIGPVEKGVTRIQETFHHKTVVSSDDDDDDDDDDDDDDDDDDDDDDDDDEEEEEEEEEEEDIQVEKDVAKS
- the LOC100775216 gene encoding protein LAZ1 homolog 2 isoform X2; this translates as MASNHFSNFEGTYKNLRPPALIIAGCSVLVALVLSILLILQHLRSYTNPAIISLWNPRLSLACDILRNYYEAFALYSFGRYLIACLGGEGKVVEVLEDESAEQLSKSLLDGSDENHGIENRSFWNFFWYPSKLGKDLLTTEKFGLVQYMILKTVCALLAFILELAGVYGDGEFKWYYGYVFHTKVESKISFIIVSHHKLIYPSYPYIAVVLNFSQMWALYCLVQFYNVTHERLQPIKPLAKFISFKAIVFATWWQGVGIAVLCTFGVLPNEGKFQTGLQDFLISIEMAIAGVAHVFVFSAKPYHFLPPPAYGKVSKETIEAALEIDEGNKQKSAVLKEKITQVEAPTTSVTESVQDIVVEGGQRVVKDVVLTINQAIGPVEKGVTRIQETFHHKTVVSSDDDDDDDDDDDDDDDDDDDDDDDDDEEEEEEEEEEEDIQVEKDVAKS
- the LOC100775216 gene encoding protein LAZ1 homolog 2 isoform X3 is translated as MASNHFSNFEGTYKNLRPPALIIAGCSVLVALVLSILLILQHLRSYTNPAEQKWIVAVISMVPIYAIESIISLWNPRLSLACDILRNYYEAFALYSFGRYLIACLGGEGKVVEVLEDESAEQLSKSLLDGSDENHGIENRSFWNFFWYPSKLGKDLLTTEKFGLVQYMILKTVCALLAFILELAGVYGDGEFKWYYGYPYIAVVLNFSQMWALYCLVQFYNVTHERLQPIKPLAKFISFKAIVFATWWQGVGIAVLCTFGVLPNEGKFQTGLQDFLISIEMAIAGVAHVFVFSAKPYHFLPPPAYGKVSKETIEAALEIDEGNKQKSAVLKEKITQVEAPTTSVTESVQDIVVEGGQRVVKDVVLTINQAIGPVEKGVTRIQETFHHKTVVSSDDDDDDDDDDDDDDDDDDDDDDDDDEEEEEEEEEEEDIQVEKDVAKS